Sequence from the Theropithecus gelada isolate Dixy chromosome 20, Tgel_1.0, whole genome shotgun sequence genome:
atttttaatagagatggggttttgccatgttggccaggctggtctcaaactcctgacctcaggtgatccgcccaccttggcctcccagagtgctgggattacaaccatgagccacagcacccggccaaaGTGATCTTAAAAGGCTTCTGAAGAGGTTATATTTGAAATGAGGCCAGAAGGATAACTGGAGTTTGTAATCTTTCTTTGGTGCCATGGATCCCTTTGATTATCTAATGAGATCTATGATAATCCTCTTAAAATTCATTGAATTACAAAGGAAATCTGTTATAATGAAATACCTGTCAAATATTGAAAAAAGTAAATTTGTGATATAATAAGATAGATAcgtattaacatatttaataacaAGATCTAGAAACTACCATGATTTCAAAGAGTGATGAAGGCAGGCAGTAAATCAAGATTTCTGCAACTATAGTGCAGTGtgaaaatatctgtgatttctgTTGATGATGAAGTCACGGATAAAGCTAATACCACTGGTGGTTTATTGcctctgtcaaaagaaaaaatttcaacaaatataaAGATTGGCTTTTATTTGAGATTCTGAAGTTCAGCAACATCTTATTCTTAGAGAATGAGGGTTTCAATGAGCTGAGCAGAGGAAGTTGGTTTTATAGACAGGGgctgaggaaagcagaaacaaaaaaaaaatgggtgattTCAAAGTTAATTTATTTGTAAAGGTTAAAGCAGAGGGAAGTCCCTTATGCTGGCTAAAACTGGCATGTTTAGGGGTTTGGctattttctcttctaatttctCAGAAGTCAGATGAATAACTTTGTCTTGCTGACATGGAACTTTagcacaagtgactccattttggtttggtttgttgggCCTAGGTCAGGGACTCAGTGCAAACCAGTGGTCTCCTATAAATTTTAACACCTCTATTAATACTTGAAAGAAATGTCAAATTTCATTTCAAAGTTAGCAAAAATGAAGATGTAGCTGTTCAGACCCTTTAAGTTCATCCATGTTCACAGACTCTCTAAAGTCTATCCATGTACCCCAGGCTAAGAACTGCTGCCTTAGGTGGAGCTAACCAGGGGAAGTGCATCCCCCCAGATAGGGGATGGTAGAGTAAAGGCATTAGAGGAGGGAGGCGCTTGCCTTGCCATGGGGCAACTCCAAAAAAGGCAAAGATATCTCCCCTaagtgtgaaattttaaaaaaaatcaatagctaACAAATGAAGCTGGAAAAACCACTTAAGAGACAATTGGGAAAATATTAATGCTGAAACATAATAGATGTTAAGGaattattgagtttttttttcccttaggaaTTATGGTTAAAATGAAAAGTCCTAGAAATGTATGAAAATGTATACTTGAGATGCCTTGGATTAACTTTAAAATGATTGGAGGATGAGGAAAATAGGAGAGTAGAGATGAAATAAGATTGACTGTATGTTGATAATTGCTGAAACTGGTTGATGGGTACATGGGAGTTCATTAAACCGTTTATCTGCATGTTTGAGATTATCCACagtagaaagttttatttatttatttattttcagacagagtcttactctgtcacccaggctggagtgcaatgatgtgatcttatctcactgcaacctgcaacctttgcctcctgggttcaagcgattctcatgcctcagcctcccaagtagctgagactacaggcgtgtgccaccatgcctagctaaatttttgtttgtttgtttaagtagagatggagtttcaccatgttggccaggctggtctcgaactcctgacctcaagtgatccacccaccttgacctcccaaagtgctgggattacaggcatgaggcaccacacctggtccacaatagaaagttttaaaatgcagtgGATAAAATTAGCCATCTGTAGAAATTCAGTATTTGTGTGGACTGAGAAGTTAGGAAGGATCACTCAAGCAAGGTTAAGGTGACTAATTTGTAATTTCAGGGAATTAATGATTGTAAGaacataacaaaatgaaacatGATGAAGAATGCTGCTGTGGTACAGTTAAAATATAACCTAATCTTAGTGGATAACTGCATCTAAGCTGAGCCCTATGAAGGGATATGGTGAGCATTAAGCCAAAGAGTCATCATTGATCCAGTGAATGCCTGTGTCTCCTAGACCCAAGAGAAAAGGACATTGGTCAGGGCAGGGACTTCCAGGATTTTCCATGCCCAAGATCAACATTTCTCTAAGTGTGATCTGTGGATTGCCTGTACTAATATCAGCTGCGTTTGTTGCTAAAAATGCAGAATCCTGGCTCTACTCCAGTCTGCCTTTTGAGGGAAAGAGACCCAGGTTCTTACACTTTAATAAATCTTCCAGGTGAATCTTAGCACATGTGAAGTTTGAAAACTGTAGCTTTAAATAAAGATGACAGTAACTCCTCCTTATTGAGCAATTTTACCATCTGCCAGATCTCATGCTTAACTCTCTACATATATTAAcctttatgtaaattatatatttgtatatgtcagggaggaaaaaattttttttcgtCAACCTTCATGAGCGCTTAAGTTGGAAAGgacccctgtaacaaaagacatattaacaagagaaaaacttatTAGCATATCTATTTCGTATATATGTGTGGGAGATACCCAGGGAATGAGTAATTCTCAAAGGTGGCTTTGAATTCCAGCTTATTTAGTATCTTCAAtttttagagaagtgacaagacaaaggaaaaggacttTGTCTAGGGGCAGAACTTGTGGGAAGGCAAATAAGTGGTGATAAAGGCCCCTTAGCAAAGCTTGTTAGTGTGGATTCCTCTGATGCTGTCTTCTGGCCCATAAAGTTCTAAAGATGTTAGTGGTTAACCTTTGTTCTCCCTGGtagagagggaggaggcaggaaacTTTTTATGCCAAAGACGCATGCTTTGGGGTGACATAGTCCAGTCTCTGCCACACACATATTTATCTTTACACCCTTATGGGGTTGATGAGGAGAACTCACCTAAGAAAAATGTGCTTGCTGTAGGTCACCCAgttctaaacagcaaagcaaaACCTCAGACCAGGTTCTGACCCCAAAGCTTGTGCTCTTAGTTAGGATATCACTGCCTCCCATCAGACTCCTCTGATCCCATGTCTACCAGAGACTCTGATTCATGAATCGGCCTTTCACATGCCCTTTGTGGGGCAGCTGTGTCCTATGTAGAGGATGTGAATATTCTTGTCACTGGGCAGGAACAGCTCCTGTTGTATATTAGTAAATTAATGTCTGGTTTATACATTAGCTTTTTTAAAGGTAGTTCTGAGTCCTAAAGAATACTTGATAATTTATACTTGATACAAAGAAGCTTGAAAAATTTCTGCAGCTATTATGTATGTATTCTTGTGATTCTAAGCCTTTTTTCCACTTCGTGGAATCTCATCAATTTCTAAGAGATTGAACATGTTCCCATCAATGACAAGAACCTACTATGGCCTTACTAGCCAGAGGGCAGGATTAAGGGCCTACTCCTTTAGTTCTGAAAAAGCTTCACTCATGAGAATTAGTGGTTGATTTCCAAAGGACCAGAAGAAGCTGGTGGAAGTTGAGGCAGTGAAGATTACACACAGGCTTTTATAGACCGTGCTGTGTGCTCACctctcatttaattcttccaGTTCTACATGGTAGGTACTAACAGATCCATAACCACTTACCAATTCCGAACCCAAAAAGCTCTATAaagtaagattttcttttccctttaaatttaCAACAGATTCATTTGGTAGTAGATCTTTACCTGAACTGGTGTGAGGCTGTTTATAGTCTTAGTTCATACTTTTTGATGCAGAAATTTGATGGCTCGATACAGGGTGCTGCCCAGACCTCACAGGTTACGTATTATAAAGTGTCAGGTGCGTGTCAGGTATGAGCGCCATGTtgtctttctaaaatttaaagaattttccaaaacACTTTTGACCCCAAGAGTTTCAGATGAAAAAGTTGAAGTTAGGTTAAGTGTTTGTTCAACCCTTTGCTGCTGAGTTATGTATAAgtggatttgaaaaaaaaagccatatatgCTTTTTTCAACACTTTAAGGGCCCGTTGAGTGTTATTTAGCCCATTGTTTCAGTTTGTTAGCCTTGCAGATACTTGTAGAGTTGTAGAAAAAGCCTCAAGAAGAGTGTGTTGTGTTgtatttgagacagagcctctgtcGCCccagctgtagtgcagtggcacaatcttggttcactgcaacctccacctcccacgttcaaaagattcttatgcctcagcctcctgagtacctgggattacaggcacgtgccaccacgccagcctaatttttgtatttttacaagaggtcggtttttgccatgttggccaggctggtcttgaactcctggccttaagcaatctgcctgtttcggtctcccagaatgctgggattacaggtgtgagccacgtgcctggccaagaagagTGTTTTTAAAGTCAAGTTCTGAGTCTTTTACAGTTTAATCATCAATAAGCTTCAAACCATTTCTACCCCCTTTCTGGTTCTGTCCAGGGAAATACtgtgattatttcctttggaGTATATACTGTGTTTTAGTATCTTCAGGTAGAGCTGAGCAGGGGAGGGAGTCAAGGTGACTTACACTGCGGCGTTAAGGTTGGAATTATTCCCCTTTATCCTTGGCCATTTAGGAGGCAGTCTTAGCAGGACCAGAATAAATCATCTGATAAATTTCTCGTGAATAAGGAGGATAATGGTGATAAAaatctcataaaattaaaaataacaggaGTCTTTGAAGCATATTAAGCTAACATATCTTTCTCTTCAAAGCAacatacttttctcttttttttggtcCAGGATGCCTCactcagagaaagaaagtgaTCTTTTTTCCAAGTTAAAATCCTCCACGTAGAAATAAAAAcgctttttacactgttggtgggagtgtaagttagttcaaccattgtggaagacagtgtggcgattcctcaaggatctagaactagaaataccatttgacccagcaatcccattactgggtatatacccaaaggattctaaatcatgctgctctaaagatacatgcacacgtatgtttattgcggcacttcacaatagcaaagacttggaaccaacccaaacgtccatcagtgatagactggattaagaaaatgtggcacatagacaccatggaatactgtgtagccataaaaaaggatgagttcatgtcctttgcgggacatggatgaagctggaaaccatcattctcagcaaactatcacaaggacagaaaaccaaataccacatgttcttactcataggtgggaattgaacaatgagatcacttggacacagggcagggaacatcacacactggggcctgttgggggctggggggctgggggagggacagcattaggagaaatacctaatgtaaatgatgagttgatgggtgcagcaaaccaacatggcacatgtatacctatgtatcaaacctgcacattgtgcacatgtaccctagaacttagagtataattaaaaaaacaaaaatcctccgCATTAGGCTTTATTTCTGTTAAACATGATGTTTTTGCTTAAACTTTGATCACATGTTCCATGCTTTTTGTCTTAAGGGATTATTATGTCTCACTTTAGATTTTTTGGTTGAATATTAATTTTATGCATGGTATATGCTTTGGCAAATTAGCCTCACAATGCAGTGGGGTATTGGTGAGCATTAAGGGAGCTAAGCATATAAAGGATAGCCTGTGCTTGTTTCTTAGGAAGACAGGgagtttaatttcttcttttcttaaaataaacatatggtataataaaaattatatatttggtctttgtccctggttcctggcatagagctcctaaaacccttggagtTTCCTGATAGGATGAGGTCCGGTCACCAGAGAAAGCAACCACATGATTAGAGGGTTAGATCTATCAGTCCCAGCCCCACAACTTCTGGATAGAGGGAAGGGTTGGAGATTGAGCTTAGTCACCAGTGGCCAATAATTGAATCAATCACGCTGATGTGAGAAGGCCTGGAGAAAACTGAAATGGGTCTAAGGGAGCTTCTGGGCAGTGCTGGGAGGACAGTGAGCCCAGAGATGGAGACTGTATGCCGCCCCACCCCAACAAGAGTTGGTTTGAGAATCAGAGAACGGGTGTTGGAACAgcaggtatcttttttttgtttgtttctttgtttgagatggagtttcactcttgttgcccaggctggagtgcaatggcgccatctcggctcattgcaacctctgtctcccaggttcaagtcattttcctgcttcagcctcccaagtagctgggattacaggcatgtgtcaccacacctgcctaatttttatatttttagtagagatgggatttcaccatgttggtcaggctggtctcgaattcctgacctcaggtgagccatatgtctcggcctcccaaagtgctgggattacaggcatgagccaccatggccagccaagGAACAGCAGGTATCTTATCTGTTTGTGTCACCTGGTCCTGATCTTCTCTTACAGTATCTGACCAAGCAAGTGGAGCTTCTACGGCAGATGAACGAACAACATGCAAAGGTTTATGAACAATTAGATGTCACAGCAAGGGAACTGGAAGAAACAAATCAAAAACTAGTTGCTGACAGCAAGGCCTCACAGCAAAAGATTCTGAGGTAAATTTTCTAGAATCTGACAGGGAAGGCCTAGAGGGAAGTTCTTTAGTATAAACTAGAATAGAACATGGCTGCAGTGGGTTTAGGTCAATATGGGATAAAGTTTAGTTTAATTCTTTCTGGAGAATGGAGATTAAATAGATGTCCTTTCCAATTAAGAAAGCCCAATGTGAGTGGCTCGCATCTAATCTCTCCTCACCGCTTTTGCCCTTGATTCAGTATGACAAGCAGCAGTGGCTTCTGTCTGTTCCTTACAGCCTGACTGAAACGATTGAATGCCTGCAAACCAACATTGATCACCTGCAGAGCCAAGTGGAGGAGCTGAAGTCATCTGGCCGAGGGAGAAGGAGCCAGGGGAAGTGTGACCAGGAGAAACCGGCACCCAGCTTTGCATGTCTGAAGGAGCTGTATGATCTCCGCCAGTAAGAGCCTACCTGTCTGTGGAGTTACAGCAGGGACTGTCTCATGTCATTGGCACATTCTGAATTCCAGTAGATTGAAAGTACCATTTTAAGAAATGTCACTTAGCTATTAAGCTACCATTGGTTTtgaagaaaatcacttaaacatATAAATTACACAGTTCTTATATATTAGTAATTCTTATTTTGAAAGTCTTAGAGCACTTATTTCAGGGCTTTTAATGTGTTAAATCATAGTTTAAGATGAATGACTTCTGATAGACTATAGAAATATtggtaaaacaaaaattcaagcAAACAAGATTTTTTGCTTAAAGAAGTACCTTTATAATTTAGAGTTACAAGTCTGAATCTTTAAGAAGTATTTGTGGAACACTTGTTGTATGCCAAGCTCTATGCCAGACCTGAGGGCTGGTGAGCAGAATAGAGTTCCTATCCCTGTGAGCTTTCAGTCTAACGGAACGGCagataagcaaataaaaacacaaataaatagtcAAGCAAGGTGCCTTGGACTGAGCAGGAGAAATCAGGTGGTTCATTTGGTGGGTCTTAACTTTGGCTGCACATCAGATCACCTGTGGAGTTTTTCAAAATGCAGATACCAACACATTCCCTCAGGcctaaatcagaatttctgggtgTGGGTAAAAAGCTGCCCAGGCAATTCTGATGAACATTCCTGGTTAAACACCACAGCAACAGTAATTTGCTGTAGTGATTCAATCGTAATTATGTATTATGAATCATTTGGAGAGCCTTTAGAAACCCTCAGGCCGGGTAGCAGACCAACTAGGTTAGAATCTGTGGGTTGGGACCCAGGCACCAGTACTTTTTAAGGTTTCCCTTGTGAGGTCATTGGCATACTGCCAGTCTTTGGGAATAGATGTTCTTTAGTactttcaacattaaaaaaagattcaTCGCAAAAACTGAGTTtgctttcatgtgtttatttaccAGCCTCACACAATTCCATTTTAGCCACTGCTCCAGTGTGGCTAAAAATCAGTCACTGtcggccgggtacagtggctcacacctgtaaatcccagcactttgggaggccgaggcaggaggatcacctgaggttgggagaccaaccagcctaaccaacatggagaaatcccgtctctactaaaaatacaagattagccaggcatggtggccatgcctaaaatcccacctacttgggagactgaggcaggagaattgcttaaacccgggaggctgaggttgcaatgagctgagatcgctccactgcactccagcctggcgacagagtgagactccatctcaaaaaaaaaaaaaaaatcagtcactgTCACAGCTCCTCAAATTTAtttagttgaaaaaaaatcaccagtcTTCCTCACTTCATTCTCAGTGGACCTGTGTAATacattctttcaatattttttccccTAGACACTTCGTGTATGATCATGTGTTCGCTGAAAAGATCACTTCCTTGCAAAGTCAGCCAAGCCCTGATGAAGAGGAAAATGAGCACTTGAAAAAAACGGTGACAATGTTGCAGGCCCAGCTGAGCCTGGAGCGGCAGAAGCGGGTGACTATGGAGGAGGAATATGGGCTGGTGTTAAAGGAGAACAGTGAACTGGAGCAGCAGCTGGGGGCCACAGGTGCCTACCGAGCACGGGCGCTGGaactagaggctgaggtggcagagaTGCGACAGATGTTGCAGTCAGAGCATCCATTTGTGAATGGGGTTGAGAAGCTGGTGCCAGACTCTCTGTTTGTTCCTTTCAAAGAACCCAGCCAGAGCCTGCTGGAAGAGATGTTCCTGACTGTGCCGGAACCACATAGAAAGCCTCTCAAGCGCAGCAGCAGTGAGACGATCCTCAGCAGCTTGGCAGGGAGTGACATCGTGAAGGGCCATGAGGAGACCTGCATCAGGAGGGCCAAGGCTGTGAAACAGAGGGGCATCTCCCTTCTGCACGAAGTGGACACACAGTACAGTGCCCTGAAGGTGAAGTATGAAGAGCTGCTGAAGAAGTGCCAACAGGAACAGGACTCCCTGTCACACAAGGCTGTACAGACCTCCAGGGCTCCGGCCAAGGACCTGACTGGAGTGAACGCCCAGTCTGAGCCTGTTGCCAGCGGCTGGGAACTGGCCTCTGTCAACCCAGAGCCCGTCAGTTCCCCTACAACACCTCCAGAATACAAAGCGTTGTTTAAGGAGATCTTTAGTTGCATCAAGAAAACTAAGCAGGAAATAGATGAACAGAGAACAAAATACCGATCACTCTCCTCTCATTCTTAATTGAACCTCTAGCTCTACTACTAATTTGCCTATTGCCTATCACCTCTCTCTCATTCAGACAAGTGTTTGTAGACTTGGAAGCCTGATGTTGCTTGTGACATTTGCCTCATTGCTTTGCTTATTTAGCAAATGCATACAACGAGGAAAGGAGGTGGCTACTGGTATCAGTTCTCTGATCCACTTCCATTTAAGCTCCCCAGGAAATCCCATGACAAACTGGCCTCTGGCTGGCGCACTGATTAGACTTCAATTCCTGAAAAGGACCAGTGGAGGGAAGAGCTATACTACTGGAGAAGTAGGCCTGGAGTTACTACAGTATGGGGGAGAAGGGCCGAGTTGGCACAAAGCTAAGGCAATTCCTATTGCTTCCTTGCGCAACTTCTCAAAACGATGTAAAGTCAGAGGGCTGTCAAACTCAAGTATCTTTTGCAAACACTGAATACTGTGAATTCATTAAGAAGAATGTTCAAGAGAAAGCAGGGGTCTGATCCAAAAGAAATGTCATTAACAAATACTCCAAATCCTTGAGTTTTGTTGTATCTGAACTAGTTGAACTGTGACTGACAGGTAATCCTAATATATCCAAATCCAACTGAATACCAAATTGAGATGGCAAATTTTTGTTTGATCCAAGTTAGCTTGTTAGCATACGCCCTAGAGGGCCTCCGCCCCTACATTCTAATGTTTTTATTGAAAGCTCTAGCCTTTAGGATACGTGAACATGTAAATCTTTCATCACTTTCTCAAATTCACACTAAAGGGGAAAGATCAAACCTCTTCCCCTCCTACCTGTTTTCTGAGCTGGCTGACTTGCCAGCCACAAGCTGCTCTTCCtgagttctgtaaatgttttgACTTGTTGCAGAAATTCCTATCTACATTATTAAGCAGTATTGATGTTCTGACTGTGGAAACATATCCTCTTACTtgtatacttttaatttaaaactatttaagaaCTGAGGTTCcgattattgtatatatttttctaaaaaccaaATAAAGCTACctatgaaaatgaacaaataggaTCTACTGTGTGTCTTACTTTCAGTATAAGCCATTTCACTCTTATAACCAactgttgacttttttttcttctaacaaaTATCGCTAGAAAGatttacagtgatttttttcctattttaaatagGGAAGCCTTGGATTTGTATAACTTAATAGCACAAATTCTGCTCATATTgctaaatgttcattaaaattacttgacattttcaaatttatatactCTAATTTTCACTATTTCAGAAATGTCAGACTTGATTCTGAATTAATAGCATTTGACTGATTCTCAAAACATTTGATCATAGCAAAGAAACTATGCTATTCAAACATTAAAACGGGCATTGAATCTaaattacttttgcttttggattaagtttttaaaaacaggtaaaacgtctttttaaaatttcactttgtaAAGCAGCAGTACCCaattttttggcaccagggactgattttatggaagacagttttttccCACAGACCCAAGGTTgcaggggatggtttcaggatgaaacttcCGCTTCAGATCATCAGGAATTAGTTCTCATAAGGaatgcacaacctagatccctcacatgcgcagttcacagtagggtttacactccctatgagaatctaatgccactgctgatctgaccgGAGGGGGAGCTCAGGTGGTAAAGCGAGTGATGAGGAGCAGCTGTGAagacagatgaagcttcactctcTGACCTactgcttacctcctgctgtgcagcccggttcctaaTAGGTCATGGACCGTACTAGACCACGGGATCCCTTCTCAGTCCATCTCCTCCCAGGAATCAGCTATTTGCCAGTTTTACGTGTATTCTCCTAAAATATGTGCATAAATTAGCACAACTGCTATGTTTGTCACCCTGCATTTTTAAGCAAATGAGCATAGGCACTCTTcatcttacatttttattgaacTATGTGTCTTTATCTGATGATGTACTTTTCTAATAgtagctacatagtattccagTTTATGGATAtgtaataatttgtttaaatagtACCTAGTGAGCAGATTGTTCTAGTCTTTTGCTACTACCAAAGAAAAAGCCTGTAATGAACAGTCTTACATTCATCTATGGACATTTGTGATTCTAGAAGATATATTATTAGAAGTTGAGTAAAAAGGTATTCTGCAATTACTGTCATCCGGAGTTTATTGACACTCCCATTAGCAATGGATGAGGATGTCTGTTTTTTCATACTTGTGCCAAGAAACTTCTTGACCTTTGCCAAACTAATAGAAAAATGGTGTTTTCCTTGTAgcttatatttgcatttctattaataagactatttttaaatctgttaGCCATTTGTAGTCTCCTTTGCCTATTTAAAGAGCTCTAGTACTTTATACATGCAGTTTTACAGTTAGAAGTTTGAAAGTGTTTTGTCCCAGATtatcttaatttctattttttttgctgtgttttgttctgagaaggtcttgctctgttgcctaggctggagtgtggtggcatgaacacagctcactgcagcccttcACTtatgggcccaagcaatcctcccacctcagccttcctaccagaggtgcgtgccaccatgcctagctaattttttaacttttggtagagatggggtttcgccgtgttgcgcagcatttttagtagagatggggttttgccatgttggccaggctgatctcgaacacttggcctcaagtgatctgcctgccttggcctcccaaagtgctgggaatacagatgtgagccaccacacccggccactttTATCTATATGAATCTTTAACACGTCTTTTTGTGTTTGAGAGTTCTTGATCCATCTGAAGTCTATCCACCAACGCCTGAAATGCCACCCATATTAGTACTAAATCTACATGAATTTTAACCTGTTTCTGTTCTAGGATCTGATTTTCATGTACCTAATGcagttctaaatttttattttttattgtcttatttattttgcagttttAAGTTGCTGTActtggatatttatatttttcataactGCTAAGGGGAAGTTaaacttttctcattctttcagaattttcctggattttttttttttttttttttttttgcatttttttccccaatatgaactttaaaattagCTGTCTGGTTCTCGAGGGGAAATTGGTACTTCTATTGAGATCAagttaaataaatagattaataaGAACAGGCTTAATCATACAGAGGCTTCTATCTAAAAACATgactgtatgtttttttttttgagatggggtctcactctctcacccaggctgaagtgcagtgatgtgttctcggctcactgcaacctctgcctcctgagtagctaggattacaggcacccaccaccacgcccagctaatttttgtatttttagtagagacggggttttaccatgttggtcatgaACGgcatatgtttttccatttgttcaaatggtctttgtgtgtctcagttttcaaatttttaccATTTaggttttgcatatttttaaaggtttgtcTTTTGGATGTTGGAAATGGGATTTTTCTTCTGCTATACTTTGTAACTAGTTGTGTA
This genomic interval carries:
- the CDR2 gene encoding cerebellar degeneration-related protein 2 isoform X1, with product MLAENLVEEFEMKEDEPWYDHQDLQQDLQLAAELGKTLLDRNTELEDSLQQMYTTNQEQLQEIEYLTKQVELLRQMNEQHAKVYEQLDVTARELEETNQKLVADSKASQQKILSLTETIECLQTNIDHLQSQVEELKSSGRGRRSQGKCDQEKPAPSFACLKELYDLRQHFVYDHVFAEKITSLQSQPSPDEEENEHLKKTVTMLQAQLSLERQKRVTMEEEYGLVLKENSELEQQLGATGAYRARALELEAEVAEMRQMLQSEHPFVNGVEKLVPDSLFVPFKEPSQSLLEEMFLTVPEPHRKPLKRSSSETILSSLAGSDIVKGHEETCIRRAKAVKQRGISLLHEVDTQYSALKVKYEELLKKCQQEQDSLSHKAVQTSRAPAKDLTGVNAQSEPVASGWELASVNPEPVSSPTTPPEYKALFKEIFSCIKKTKQEIDEQRTKYRSLSSHS
- the CDR2 gene encoding cerebellar degeneration-related protein 2 isoform X2 → MNEQHAKVYEQLDVTARELEETNQKLVADSKASQQKILSLTETIECLQTNIDHLQSQVEELKSSGRGRRSQGKCDQEKPAPSFACLKELYDLRQHFVYDHVFAEKITSLQSQPSPDEEENEHLKKTVTMLQAQLSLERQKRVTMEEEYGLVLKENSELEQQLGATGAYRARALELEAEVAEMRQMLQSEHPFVNGVEKLVPDSLFVPFKEPSQSLLEEMFLTVPEPHRKPLKRSSSETILSSLAGSDIVKGHEETCIRRAKAVKQRGISLLHEVDTQYSALKVKYEELLKKCQQEQDSLSHKAVQTSRAPAKDLTGVNAQSEPVASGWELASVNPEPVSSPTTPPEYKALFKEIFSCIKKTKQEIDEQRTKYRSLSSHS